CAATGCTGGAGATGGAGCTTCCTCGATCAGCTTTTGGTGACGACGTTGGATGGAGCAGTCGCGCTCACCCAGGTATACGGCATTGCCATGCTTGTCTGCCATGATTTGAATTTCCACATGGCGTGGGCCTTCTACGAACTTCTCCAAGTAAACCCCTGGATTGCCAAAAGCCGTTTTCGCCTCGTTTTGCGCCTGACGGATCGCTTTTTCCAAATCTTCGTCGTCAACGGCTACGCGCATTCCGCGTCCGCCGCCACCCGCTGTCGCTTTGACCATGACAGGATAGCCAATCTCGTTTGCGGTGACTACAGCGTCAGCCACATCTTCGATCAGTCCTTCCGTACCTGGTACAGTAGGTACACCTGCCGTTTTCATCGTATCCTTAGCTGTGGACTTGTCACCCATCTTCACAATTGCTTCTGGGTCTGGACCGATAAAGGTAATGTTGCAGGCTGTACAGATCTCGGCAAAGTCTGCGTTTTCTGCCAAGAAGCCATAACCAGGATGGATGGCGTCTGCCCCTACCTTGGTCGCTACACTCATGATGTTTGCTATATTCAAATAGCTTTCCTTGGATGCCTTTGGACCAATACAGTAAGCTTCGTCGGCCAGCTTCACATGAAGCGCTTCACGATCCGCTTCGGAGTAGACGGCGACCGTACGAATGCCCAGCTCGCGGCATGCCCGGATAATACGCACGGCAATCTCCCCGCGATTGGCAATCAATACTTTTTGAAACATTCCGCTCTCCCCCACCTTATTCTGGCTTTACCAAAAACAATGCTTGGCCATACTCAACCAATTGACCGTCTTCTACGAGCACTTTCACGATCTCGCCGCTTACTTCTGCTTCGATTTCGTTAAAGAGTTTCATAGCTTCTACGATGCAAACAACCTTGCTCGCATTCACTTTGTCACCAGCTTGTACGTAAGGCGGCTTGCCTGGTTCTGGTGCGCTATAGAAAGTCCCTACCATTGGAGATACGATCTTGTGGAGATTTGCGTCATCCGATGCTTGTACAGCAGCTGCTTTTGGAGCTTCTGCTACGACTGGCGCTGCCGCAACAACTGGCTGAGCCGAGATATGTGCTACTGGTGCTGCAACAGGAGCTTGAACCGCTGGTTGCGTGACGACAATCGTTTCCGTACCATTGGATTTTTTCAGAGACACCTTGGCACCTTCTGTTTCCAAATTAAATTCTTGAATGGAAGATTGATCAATTAACTTAATGATTTCGCGGATTTCATGCATTTTCATTACGAACAAGCACTCCTTCTTTTCTTTCAATAAGGTTCGTGGAGTCCATTATGTATCCTTTTGGCAAACCATAAATCCATGGTAGCCTGTTGCCTATACCACGTCAAGAAAGGATTTCCCCGCTTCTTTTCCAACAGAAGCGAGAAAATCCTTACCATCATGCCCGTTTCTCCTATCCCTTATAACGAGAAAGTACCGCAGCTTTTATTAGGATGACTTGTATTGTACGTTAATGTTTGTCGCCGGGATATTCAAGTGTTGCTTCACGTTTGCAATGATTTCCACGACCTCGTTGGCGCTCAATTTATCTTTTTGTACAATGACTGTCGCCTTGTCATTTTGGACAGTAACGACCGCATCCTGATAGCCACTCGCTTTGAGCATTTCTTCTGCAGTCATCGT
This genomic stretch from Brevibacillus sp. DP1.3A harbors:
- the accC gene encoding acetyl-CoA carboxylase biotin carboxylase subunit encodes the protein MFQKVLIANRGEIAVRIIRACRELGIRTVAVYSEADREALHVKLADEAYCIGPKASKESYLNIANIMSVATKVGADAIHPGYGFLAENADFAEICTACNITFIGPDPEAIVKMGDKSTAKDTMKTAGVPTVPGTEGLIEDVADAVVTANEIGYPVMVKATAGGGGRGMRVAVDDEDLEKAIRQAQNEAKTAFGNPGVYLEKFVEGPRHVEIQIMADKHGNAVYLGERDCSIQRRHQKLIEEAPSPALSEELRRQMGEAAVAAAKSVSYHGAGTVEFLLDKHGQFYFMEMNTRIQVEHPVTELVTGFDLIKEQLTVAAGQPLSFTQEDIQMDGWAIECRINAENPAKNFMPSPGRITEYLAPGGFGVRVDSAAYAGYSIPPYYDSMIAKLIVWGKDRNEAIDRMKRALSEFVVEGITTTIPFHLKVLEHEVFVSGNFDTKFLETYDLNLNEE
- the accB gene encoding acetyl-CoA carboxylase biotin carboxyl carrier protein; this translates as MKMHEIREIIKLIDQSSIQEFNLETEGAKVSLKKSNGTETIVVTQPAVQAPVAAPVAHISAQPVVAAAPVVAEAPKAAAVQASDDANLHKIVSPMVGTFYSAPEPGKPPYVQAGDKVNASKVVCIVEAMKLFNEIEAEVSGEIVKVLVEDGQLVEYGQALFLVKPE